One Bradyrhizobium sp. ISRA464 genomic window carries:
- the rplJ gene encoding 50S ribosomal protein L10 — MERAAKKEAVEQLNEVFKTTSVAIVAHYSGLTVAQMQTLRKQMKQAGASVKVSKNRLAKIALEGTDVAAIGSLLKGPTVIATSNDPVAAPKVAIEFAKANEKFVILGGSMGKTVLNVDSVKALASLPSLDELRGKLVGLIQAPATKLAQLSNAPAAKLARVIQAHASKGEAA, encoded by the coding sequence GTGGAACGAGCGGCAAAAAAAGAGGCGGTCGAACAGCTCAACGAGGTCTTCAAGACCACGAGCGTCGCGATCGTTGCTCATTATTCCGGCCTCACCGTCGCCCAGATGCAGACCCTGCGCAAGCAGATGAAGCAGGCGGGCGCGTCGGTGAAGGTCTCGAAGAACCGTCTCGCCAAAATTGCTCTTGAAGGCACTGACGTCGCAGCCATCGGCTCCCTGCTGAAGGGGCCGACCGTGATCGCAACTTCAAACGATCCGGTCGCGGCGCCAAAGGTTGCCATCGAATTCGCCAAGGCGAACGAGAAGTTCGTCATTCTCGGCGGCTCGATGGGTAAAACCGTCCTGAATGTCGACAGCGTGAAGGCGCTTGCCTCACTGCCGTCGCTCGACGAACTGCGCGGCAAGCTTGTCGGCCTCATCCAGGCGCCGGCGACCAAGCTCGCTCAGCTGTCCAACGCGCCCGCGGCCAAGCTCGCACGCGTCATTCAGGCTCATGCCTCAAAGGGCGAAGCGGCCTGA
- the rplA gene encoding 50S ribosomal protein L1, translated as MSIGKRLKKAREGIDREKLYPLADAIKMVKERAKSKFDETIEIAINLGVDPRHADQMVRGVVNLPNGTGRTLRVGVFARGAKAEEAKAAGADVVGAEDLVEKVQGGTIDFDRCIATPDMMPLVGRLGKVLGPRGMMPNPKIGTVTMDVTNAVKGAKGGSVEFRVEKAGIVQAGIGKASFSEDKLVENVKALADAVSKAKPAGSKGTYIQRVAVSSTMGPGVKVEPGTILG; from the coding sequence ATGTCAATCGGAAAGCGTTTGAAGAAGGCCCGCGAAGGTATTGATCGCGAGAAGCTTTACCCGCTCGCGGACGCCATCAAGATGGTCAAGGAGCGCGCCAAGTCGAAGTTCGACGAGACGATCGAGATCGCGATCAATCTCGGCGTCGACCCGCGCCACGCCGACCAGATGGTCCGCGGCGTGGTCAACCTGCCGAACGGAACCGGCCGTACGCTCCGCGTCGGCGTGTTCGCGCGCGGCGCCAAGGCTGAGGAAGCCAAGGCCGCCGGTGCCGACGTCGTCGGCGCCGAAGATCTGGTCGAGAAGGTGCAGGGCGGCACGATCGATTTCGATCGCTGCATCGCCACTCCGGACATGATGCCGCTGGTCGGCCGCCTCGGTAAGGTGCTCGGTCCGCGCGGCATGATGCCGAACCCGAAGATCGGCACCGTGACCATGGACGTCACCAACGCCGTGAAGGGCGCCAAGGGCGGCTCGGTCGAGTTCCGCGTCGAGAAGGCCGGCATCGTGCAGGCCGGTATCGGCAAGGCCTCGTTCTCCGAGGACAAGCTGGTCGAGAACGTCAAGGCGCTCGCGGATGCGGTTTCCAAGGCGAAGCCGGCGGGTTCCAAGGGCACCTACATCCAGCGCGTGGCGGTTTCCTCCACCATGGGCCCGGGCGTGAAGGTCGAGCCGGGCACGATCCTCGGCTGA
- a CDS encoding serine hydrolase domain-containing protein, whose protein sequence is MNAQTAARHAASPKTPSLPLAKPESIGLSSLRLQAMSDTFKREVDKGNTPGVTVLVARRGQIGWFDAIGRQSPLASAPMAHDTIFRIFSMTKPIVSVGIMMLLEDGHFLLNDPVAKFIPEFAATKVGVEHNGKLELVPAKRQMTIQDLLRHTSGLTYDHTGNGLVQQLYQQSRLRSRKITNAEHATMLAGMPLVCQPGAEWNYSRSTDILGRIIEVVSGQTLGAFLTERILSPLQMTETAFHTGQENAGRLAEALATDPWTNEKVQLFNMLEKPAMESGGGGLVSTTMDYARFAQMLLNRGSLDGTRIIGRKTLELMASDHLGADVKIQGTLVSPGHSFGLGFAVRMQQGMAPFSGSVGQFFWSGMAGTFFWIDPSEDLIAVFMMQGPGQREYFRSLVRNGVYAAVE, encoded by the coding sequence ATGAACGCTCAAACCGCCGCCAGGCACGCCGCCAGCCCGAAGACCCCATCCCTCCCCCTCGCCAAGCCCGAATCGATCGGGCTGTCGAGCCTGCGGCTGCAGGCGATGTCCGACACCTTCAAGCGCGAGGTCGACAAGGGGAACACGCCCGGCGTGACGGTGCTGGTGGCACGGCGCGGCCAAATCGGCTGGTTCGACGCGATCGGCCGGCAGAGCCCGCTGGCCTCTGCGCCGATGGCCCATGACACGATCTTCCGCATCTTCTCGATGACCAAGCCGATCGTCTCGGTCGGCATCATGATGCTGCTGGAGGACGGCCACTTCCTGCTCAACGACCCCGTTGCCAAATTCATCCCCGAATTCGCCGCGACCAAGGTCGGCGTCGAACACAACGGCAAGCTCGAGCTCGTCCCGGCCAAGCGGCAGATGACGATCCAGGACCTGCTCCGCCACACCTCCGGTCTGACCTATGACCACACTGGCAACGGCCTGGTGCAGCAGCTCTACCAGCAGTCGCGGCTGCGCAGCCGCAAGATCACCAATGCCGAGCACGCCACCATGCTCGCTGGCATGCCGCTGGTCTGCCAGCCCGGCGCCGAGTGGAACTACAGCCGCTCCACCGACATCCTCGGCCGCATCATCGAGGTGGTCAGCGGCCAGACGCTCGGCGCGTTCCTGACCGAACGTATCCTCAGCCCGCTGCAGATGACGGAGACCGCCTTCCACACCGGGCAGGAGAATGCCGGCCGGCTCGCCGAGGCCCTTGCGACCGATCCCTGGACCAACGAGAAGGTGCAGCTGTTCAACATGCTGGAGAAGCCGGCGATGGAGTCCGGCGGCGGCGGACTGGTCTCGACCACGATGGACTACGCGCGCTTCGCACAGATGCTGCTCAACCGTGGCTCGCTCGACGGCACCAGGATCATCGGCCGCAAGACGCTCGAGCTGATGGCGTCGGATCATCTCGGCGCCGACGTCAAGATCCAGGGCACGCTGGTATCGCCCGGCCACAGCTTCGGCCTCGGCTTCGCCGTGCGCATGCAGCAGGGCATGGCGCCGTTCTCCGGCTCGGTCGGCCAGTTCTTCTGGAGCGGCATGGCCGGCACGTTCTTCTGGATCGACCCGAGCGAAGACCTGATCGCGGTCTTCATGATGCAGGGTCCCGGCCAACGCGAGTATTTCCGCTCGCTGGTGCGCAACGGAGTGTACGCGGCGGTGGAGTGA
- the secE gene encoding preprotein translocase subunit SecE, translated as MAFSPFKFLQEVRSETAKVTWPTRRETTITTIMVFVMVALASIFFFAADQIIRYLVTMILGIH; from the coding sequence ATGGCTTTCAGCCCGTTCAAATTCCTGCAGGAAGTGCGCTCGGAGACCGCCAAGGTCACCTGGCCGACGCGCCGCGAGACGACCATCACCACCATCATGGTGTTCGTGATGGTGGCGCTGGCCTCGATCTTCTTTTTCGCGGCGGATCAGATCATCCGCTACCTGGTCACCATGATACTGGGTATCCACTGA
- a CDS encoding site-specific integrase: MALDEEQMKKLVEGFRRSALFLIVAIAAYTGMRRNEILALRWSDLDTEKKILRVRRALEQTKGNIGFKPPKTKRGIRDIDIEERLVELLSAERDRFLRLKAGIVDNSGAVDLSLLKLADDALIFPSFAGPKSDFTRPRDPRAVTRAFTKLAGKLGFPGLRFHDLRGSHGTQLLRRGVPVDVVARRLGHDPYTLLKSYAKEIATDKDRISKELAGMVAL; the protein is encoded by the coding sequence ATCGCGCTCGACGAAGAGCAGATGAAGAAACTGGTCGAGGGCTTCCGCCGCTCGGCGCTTTTCCTGATTGTCGCCATCGCGGCCTATACCGGGATGCGCCGTAACGAGATCCTCGCTTTGCGCTGGTCTGATCTCGACACAGAGAAGAAAATCCTGCGCGTCCGCCGCGCGCTCGAGCAGACCAAGGGCAATATCGGCTTCAAGCCGCCCAAGACCAAGCGCGGGATCCGGGACATCGACATCGAAGAGCGGCTGGTCGAACTACTGTCGGCAGAGCGGGACCGGTTCTTGAGGCTCAAGGCCGGGATTGTGGATAACTCGGGGGCGGTCGACCTGTCGTTGCTGAAGCTGGCCGATGACGCCCTGATCTTCCCCTCTTTTGCCGGGCCGAAATCGGACTTCACGCGGCCCCGTGATCCGCGGGCGGTGACCCGGGCATTCACGAAGCTGGCTGGCAAGCTCGGCTTCCCCGGCCTGCGGTTCCACGATCTGCGCGGCAGCCATGGCACCCAACTCCTCCGGCGCGGCGTCCCCGTCGACGTCGTGGCGCGGCGCCTGGGCCACGATCCCTATACGCTTCTGAAGTCCTACGCGAAGGAGATCGCCACCGACAAAGACCGCATCAGCAAGGAACTTGCCGGCATGGTGGCGCTGTAG
- a CDS encoding SDR family oxidoreductase, producing the protein MTLFDMKGKVAVITGSTRGIGRAIAERMAEHGAKVVISSRKADVCDQVAKEINETYGKGTAVAIAANISSKENLQNLVDESNRAFGKIDVLVCNAASNPYYGPLAGISDDQFRKILDNNIVANNWLISMVVPQMIERKDGSIIIVSSIGGLKGSTILGAYAISKAADMQLARNLACEYGKHNIRVNCIAPGLIKTDFAKALWDNPDNLKASTSRSPLLRIGVPDEIAGAAVFLGSRAGDFMTGQTMVIDGGATIS; encoded by the coding sequence ATGACCTTGTTCGACATGAAGGGGAAAGTCGCCGTCATCACCGGCTCGACGCGCGGTATCGGACGCGCCATTGCCGAGCGCATGGCCGAGCACGGCGCCAAGGTCGTGATCTCCTCGCGCAAGGCCGACGTCTGCGACCAGGTGGCGAAGGAGATCAACGAGACCTACGGCAAGGGCACCGCGGTCGCGATCGCGGCGAACATCTCGTCGAAGGAAAACCTGCAGAACCTCGTCGACGAGAGCAATCGCGCCTTCGGCAAGATCGACGTGCTGGTCTGCAATGCGGCATCGAACCCGTATTACGGCCCGCTGGCCGGCATTTCCGACGATCAGTTCCGCAAGATCCTCGACAACAACATCGTGGCCAACAATTGGCTGATCTCGATGGTGGTGCCGCAGATGATCGAGCGCAAGGACGGCTCGATCATCATCGTCTCCTCGATCGGCGGCCTGAAGGGCTCGACCATCCTCGGCGCCTACGCGATCTCGAAGGCGGCCGACATGCAGCTCGCGCGCAACCTCGCCTGCGAATACGGCAAGCACAACATCCGCGTGAACTGCATCGCGCCGGGCCTGATCAAGACCGACTTCGCCAAGGCGCTGTGGGACAATCCGGACAATCTGAAGGCCTCGACCTCGCGCTCACCGCTGCTGCGGATCGGCGTGCCGGACGAGATCGCGGGCGCCGCTGTTTTCCTCGGCTCGCGCGCCGGCGACTTCATGACCGGCCAGACCATGGTGATCGACGGCGGCGCGACGATCAGCTGA
- a CDS encoding SDR family oxidoreductase codes for MGRLEGKSVIITGAGSGIGRAASLLFTKEGAKLIAVDRTDGVNETAKLVRDAGGTVEAVTADAGSEADVKAFIDKAVTKYGKLDAIWANAGVSGGLVPLADQTVEHWQEVLRVNLIGPFLAIKHSIPHMTRQGFGSIICTASVAGLKAGASGHPYGASKAGVISLVQTTAYSLSGTGVRINAVCPGLIETGMTKPVFDRAKERGTSDKIGQLNPLKRAGQPHELAAMGLFLASDEASYVNGQAIPVDGGLTASMPYTGKPI; via the coding sequence ATGGGCCGCCTCGAAGGCAAATCCGTCATCATCACCGGCGCTGGAAGCGGCATCGGCCGCGCCGCCTCTTTGCTTTTCACCAAGGAAGGCGCCAAGCTGATTGCGGTCGATCGCACCGACGGCGTCAATGAAACCGCAAAGCTGGTGCGCGATGCCGGCGGCACCGTTGAAGCTGTGACGGCCGATGCGGGCTCCGAGGCTGACGTCAAAGCCTTCATCGACAAAGCGGTCACAAAATACGGCAAGCTCGATGCGATCTGGGCCAACGCCGGCGTCAGCGGCGGCCTGGTGCCGCTCGCCGACCAGACCGTGGAGCATTGGCAGGAAGTGCTGCGCGTCAATCTGATCGGCCCGTTCCTCGCGATCAAGCATTCGATTCCGCACATGACCAGGCAGGGATTCGGCTCGATCATCTGCACTGCCTCGGTCGCAGGCCTGAAGGCCGGCGCGAGCGGCCATCCTTACGGCGCCAGCAAGGCCGGCGTCATCAGCCTGGTGCAGACCACCGCCTACTCGCTCTCCGGCACCGGCGTGCGCATCAACGCGGTCTGCCCGGGCCTGATCGAAACCGGAATGACAAAGCCCGTGTTCGACCGCGCCAAGGAGCGCGGCACCTCCGACAAGATCGGCCAGCTCAATCCGTTGAAGCGCGCGGGCCAGCCGCATGAGCTCGCGGCGATGGGATTGTTCCTGGCGAGCGATGAAGCGTCCTACGTCAACGGCCAAGCCATCCCGGTCGACGGCGGCCTCACCGCCTCGATGCCGTATACAGGCAAGCCGATTTAG
- the rplL gene encoding 50S ribosomal protein L7/L12, with the protein MADLQKIVDDLSSLTVLEAAELAKLLEEKWGVSAAAAVAVAGPAAGGAAAAPAEEKTDFTVVLAAAGDKKIEVIKEVRAITGLGLKEAKDLVEGAPKPLKEGVNKEEADKIKAQLEKAGAKVELK; encoded by the coding sequence ATGGCTGACTTGCAGAAAATCGTCGACGACCTCTCGAGCCTCACCGTGCTCGAAGCGGCCGAACTCGCCAAGCTCCTCGAAGAAAAGTGGGGCGTGTCCGCCGCTGCCGCCGTTGCGGTGGCCGGTCCGGCCGCTGGCGGCGCTGCCGCTGCTCCGGCTGAAGAGAAGACCGACTTCACCGTCGTGCTGGCTGCCGCCGGCGACAAGAAGATCGAGGTCATCAAGGAAGTCCGCGCCATCACCGGCCTGGGCCTGAAGGAAGCCAAGGACCTCGTCGAAGGCGCTCCGAAGCCGCTCAAGGAAGGCGTCAACAAGGAAGAAGCCGACAAGATCAAGGCCCAGCTCGAGAAGGCTGGCGCGAAGGTCGAACTCAAGTAA
- the rplK gene encoding 50S ribosomal protein L11: MAKKVTGYLKLQVPAGAANPSPPIGPALGQRGLNIMEFCKAFNAQTQKEEKNTPIPVIITIYADRSFTFEMKTPPMSYFLKQAAKIQSGSKAPGRDKAGQVTKAQVREIAEKKMKDLNCDTVEAAMKMVEGSARSMGLEVAG, from the coding sequence ATGGCAAAGAAAGTGACCGGATACCTGAAGCTTCAGGTCCCGGCCGGTGCGGCGAACCCGTCGCCCCCGATCGGCCCCGCGCTTGGTCAGCGCGGTCTCAACATCATGGAGTTCTGCAAGGCGTTCAACGCGCAGACCCAGAAGGAAGAGAAGAACACCCCGATCCCGGTGATCATCACCATCTATGCGGACCGTTCCTTCACCTTCGAGATGAAGACGCCGCCGATGTCCTACTTCCTCAAGCAGGCTGCCAAGATCCAGTCCGGCTCGAAGGCGCCGGGCCGCGACAAGGCCGGCCAGGTGACCAAGGCGCAGGTGCGCGAGATCGCCGAGAAGAAGATGAAGGACTTGAATTGCGACACCGTCGAAGCGGCCATGAAGATGGTCGAGGGCTCGGCCCGTTCGATGGGTCTGGAAGTTGCGGGGTAA
- a CDS encoding acyl-CoA synthetase, with protein sequence MSEDIAATIQRAREHSIGDLLRRSARRYPNKTALICGEVSWTFAEMDAICNRLARGLLGLGIGKGDRIAVLSRNSHAFAALRFAVARIGAVLVPINFMLNPDEINFILSNSGAKLLAVGPDFVDTARAAAAKGSAIETMFWLPGEDPATAPDGIRTFDSLLHADASAPDASVDSRDPAQIIYTSGTESLPKGAILTHEAVMWQYVSCIIDGGMATDDAVLHALPLYHCAQLDVFLGPAIYLGATSLITGKPVPDHILALIAAHKINAFFAPPTIWIAMLRSPAFDRTDLSTLRKGYYGASIMPVEVLLELQRRLPNVKFWNFYGQTEIAPLATVLTPEDQLPKAGSAGKPAINVETRVVNPDMTDVRVGEVGEIVHRSPHLLSGYYNDPGKTAAAFAGGWFHSGDLATVDADGYITVVDRVKDMIKSGGENVASREVEEMIYRLPAVSEVAVVGLPDPRWIEAVTAIVVVKAGQSLDEDAVIKHCAGAMAHFKVPKRVIFVDSLPKNPSGKLLKRELRQRYVGGATLDQAVQKSFAG encoded by the coding sequence ATGAGTGAAGATATCGCCGCAACCATCCAGCGCGCACGCGAGCACAGCATCGGCGATCTCTTGCGCCGGTCCGCAAGGCGCTATCCAAACAAGACGGCGCTGATCTGCGGCGAGGTGAGCTGGACCTTTGCGGAGATGGACGCGATCTGCAACCGGCTGGCGCGCGGCCTGCTCGGGCTCGGCATCGGGAAGGGCGACCGCATTGCCGTACTGTCGCGCAATTCGCATGCGTTCGCGGCGCTGCGCTTCGCGGTGGCGCGGATCGGCGCCGTCCTGGTGCCGATCAACTTCATGCTGAACCCGGACGAGATCAATTTCATCCTCTCCAATTCCGGCGCGAAGTTGCTCGCGGTCGGGCCGGACTTTGTCGACACCGCGCGCGCCGCGGCCGCCAAGGGCTCGGCGATCGAAACGATGTTCTGGCTGCCGGGCGAGGATCCTGCCACGGCGCCCGACGGCATCAGGACGTTCGACAGCCTGCTGCATGCTGACGCCTCGGCGCCCGATGCTTCGGTCGACAGCCGCGACCCCGCGCAGATCATCTACACCAGCGGCACGGAGTCGCTGCCGAAAGGCGCGATCCTCACCCATGAAGCCGTGATGTGGCAGTATGTCAGTTGCATCATCGATGGCGGCATGGCGACCGACGACGCCGTCCTGCACGCGCTGCCGCTCTATCATTGCGCGCAGCTCGACGTCTTCCTGGGGCCCGCGATCTATCTCGGCGCCACCAGCCTGATCACCGGCAAGCCGGTGCCCGATCACATCCTGGCGCTGATCGCAGCCCACAAGATCAATGCGTTCTTCGCGCCGCCGACAATCTGGATCGCGATGCTGCGTTCGCCGGCGTTCGATCGCACCGATCTGTCGACGCTGCGCAAGGGTTACTACGGCGCCTCGATCATGCCGGTCGAGGTGCTGCTCGAGCTGCAGCGCCGGCTGCCGAACGTGAAGTTCTGGAATTTCTACGGCCAGACCGAGATTGCGCCGCTCGCAACCGTGCTGACGCCGGAGGATCAATTGCCGAAGGCCGGTTCGGCCGGCAAGCCCGCGATCAATGTCGAGACGCGGGTGGTCAATCCTGACATGACCGACGTCAGGGTCGGGGAGGTGGGCGAAATCGTGCACCGCTCGCCGCATCTGCTGTCCGGCTACTACAACGATCCGGGCAAGACCGCCGCGGCCTTCGCCGGTGGCTGGTTTCACTCCGGCGATCTCGCGACCGTCGATGCCGACGGCTACATCACCGTGGTCGATCGCGTGAAGGACATGATCAAGAGCGGCGGCGAGAACGTCGCAAGCCGCGAGGTCGAGGAGATGATCTACCGGCTGCCGGCGGTGTCGGAGGTCGCGGTGGTCGGGCTGCCCGATCCGCGCTGGATCGAGGCGGTGACCGCGATCGTGGTGGTCAAGGCGGGACAGAGCCTCGATGAGGACGCGGTCATCAAGCATTGCGCAGGCGCGATGGCCCATTTCAAGGTGCCGAAGCGGGTCATCTTCGTCGACAGCCTGCCGAAGAACCCGAGCGGCAAGCTGCTCAAGCGCGAGCTGCGGCAGCGCTATGTCGGCGGGGCCACGCTCGACCAGGCGGTCCAGAAGAGCTTTGCCGGGTAA
- a CDS encoding histidine phosphatase family protein — MSNPEQAKVITTRWWWVRHAPVRSDGGNIYGQEDIDCDTSDSEVFEAVAKILPRNAVWYSSNLKRTHKTAEAIWAAGFPKPASMTQERDFAEQHLGQWQGMNRAAFLASRPVGSTWFADVNEPAPGGESYMDLYTRVCRTIVRINAAEAGRDVIAVGHGGVIKCAVGLALGGQPDRGLAFDIDNVSVTRLDHVAAPGLSTWRLPMVNQQPWIADPRHAAMHQQSGPEVRPASKLA, encoded by the coding sequence ATGTCCAACCCAGAGCAAGCAAAGGTGATCACGACGCGGTGGTGGTGGGTTCGCCACGCACCGGTGCGCAGCGACGGCGGCAACATCTACGGCCAGGAGGATATCGACTGCGACACCAGCGACAGCGAAGTGTTCGAGGCGGTCGCCAAGATCCTGCCGCGCAACGCGGTGTGGTACTCGAGCAATCTGAAGCGCACGCACAAGACCGCGGAAGCGATCTGGGCCGCAGGCTTTCCGAAGCCGGCAAGCATGACGCAGGAGCGCGACTTCGCCGAGCAGCATCTCGGGCAGTGGCAGGGCATGAACCGCGCCGCGTTCCTCGCCAGCCGTCCGGTCGGCAGCACCTGGTTCGCTGATGTCAACGAGCCCGCGCCCGGCGGCGAGAGTTACATGGACCTCTACACCCGCGTCTGCCGTACGATCGTGCGGATCAATGCCGCGGAGGCGGGCAGGGATGTGATCGCTGTCGGCCATGGCGGCGTGATCAAGTGCGCTGTCGGTCTTGCGCTCGGCGGCCAGCCGGACAGGGGGCTCGCCTTCGACATCGACAATGTCTCGGTGACGCGGCTCGATCATGTCGCGGCGCCCGGCCTGTCGACCTGGCGGTTGCCGATGGTGAACCAGCAGCCCTGGATCGCCGATCCCCGGCACGCCGCGATGCATCAGCAGTCCGGGCCCGAAGTTCGGCCGGCGAGCAAGCTCGCGTGA
- the nusG gene encoding transcription termination/antitermination protein NusG: MDKRWYIVHAYSNFEKKVAESIREQAKQRGLEELFEQVLVPTEKVTEVRRGRKIDAERKFFPGYVLVKMKLTDEAFHLIKNTPKVTGFLGAENKPMPISEAEAMRILHQVQEGVERPKASVSFEIGENVRVADGPFASFSGVVEEIDEARSRVKVAVSIFGRATPVELEFGQVEKVV, from the coding sequence ATGGACAAGCGCTGGTACATCGTTCACGCCTACTCGAACTTCGAGAAGAAGGTTGCGGAGTCGATCCGCGAGCAGGCGAAGCAGCGCGGACTGGAAGAACTGTTCGAGCAGGTGCTGGTGCCGACCGAGAAGGTTACCGAGGTGCGCCGCGGCCGCAAGATCGACGCCGAGCGCAAGTTCTTCCCGGGCTACGTGCTGGTGAAGATGAAGCTGACCGACGAGGCGTTTCATCTGATCAAGAACACCCCGAAGGTGACCGGCTTCCTAGGCGCGGAGAACAAGCCGATGCCGATCTCGGAAGCCGAGGCCATGCGCATCCTGCACCAGGTGCAGGAGGGCGTGGAACGGCCGAAGGCCTCGGTGTCGTTCGAAATCGGCGAGAACGTGCGCGTGGCCGACGGCCCGTTCGCCTCGTTCTCGGGCGTGGTGGAAGAAATCGACGAGGCGCGCTCGCGCGTGAAGGTCGCGGTGTCGATCTTCGGCCGCGCCACGCCGGTCGAACTGGAATTCGGTCAGGTCGAAAAGGTGGTCTGA
- a CDS encoding 2-hydroxyacid dehydrogenase has protein sequence MSDKVLIYSRFPKAQLVRFGERYELLNTAGQLPDEAFPAAEIAEVRAMITAGGTPLDGDAMDLLPKLGAIICYGTGFDGVDLAAAAKRGIAVGHSPGANAASVADMAVTMMLAAVRRLPVADNYVRSGDWAGRKPSPMMRPQAGMRGRKVGVYGMGEIGRKIAARVAAFETEVGYFSRTRYDLPYQYLPSLEALADWCSVLMVAVRAGPETNHAVDADILRRLGSDGFVVNISRGSVIDETALVAALTGQTIAGAGLDVFAEEPHAPDALTALPNVVLSPHLGGHTLESHVAMQDCVLANLEAFFSGRPLPYRVKGV, from the coding sequence ATGTCCGACAAGGTCCTGATCTACTCGCGCTTCCCCAAGGCTCAGCTGGTGCGCTTCGGCGAACGCTATGAGCTCCTCAACACAGCGGGCCAACTGCCGGACGAAGCCTTCCCGGCGGCCGAGATCGCTGAGGTCCGCGCCATGATCACCGCCGGCGGGACGCCGCTCGACGGTGATGCCATGGACCTGCTGCCCAAGCTCGGTGCGATCATCTGCTACGGTACGGGTTTCGACGGCGTCGATCTGGCCGCTGCCGCGAAGCGGGGAATCGCCGTCGGTCACAGCCCGGGCGCCAACGCCGCGTCCGTGGCCGACATGGCGGTGACGATGATGCTGGCTGCGGTGCGCCGTCTGCCGGTGGCTGACAATTATGTCCGCAGTGGCGACTGGGCCGGCCGCAAGCCGTCACCGATGATGCGGCCGCAGGCCGGGATGCGCGGTCGCAAGGTCGGCGTCTACGGCATGGGCGAAATCGGGCGGAAGATCGCCGCCCGCGTCGCCGCCTTCGAAACCGAGGTCGGCTATTTCAGCCGCACCAGATACGATCTGCCCTATCAGTACCTGCCGAGCCTGGAAGCGCTCGCCGATTGGTGCAGCGTGCTGATGGTCGCGGTCCGCGCCGGCCCTGAGACCAACCATGCCGTCGACGCCGACATCCTGCGCCGGCTCGGCAGCGACGGCTTTGTCGTCAACATCTCGCGCGGCTCCGTCATCGACGAGACGGCGCTGGTTGCGGCGTTGACCGGCCAGACCATCGCCGGCGCCGGCCTCGACGTGTTCGCCGAGGAGCCGCATGCCCCCGACGCGTTGACGGCGCTTCCCAACGTGGTGCTCTCGCCGCATCTTGGTGGTCACACCCTGGAATCGCACGTGGCGATGCAGGACTGTGTGCTGGCCAATCTCGAGGCGTTCTTCTCAGGCAGGCCGCTGCCCTATCGGGTGAAAGGCGTCTGA